Proteins found in one ANME-2 cluster archaeon genomic segment:
- the aroD gene encoding type I 3-dehydroquinate dehydratase: MVHIGHVDLGQGPGIVAAIGADPIQTASKARSMGAHILEVRIDLLGIKDKNELALLLDKLHERVGLPIIATNRCLKEGGRWDGSEGARVELLISALTRVDAVDVELSAPLRSRVVDAARSLNRVLIISSHDFKVTPPASVMTATLQQAMAAGADIAKLAVTPNSTADTLSLLMVTQDADFPVSTIAMGKLGSHTRVVAPIYGSVLTYGAVEDAVAPGQLRIDELKHFMEVLI, translated from the coding sequence ATGGTACATATAGGACATGTTGACCTTGGGCAGGGCCCGGGCATAGTGGCTGCCATTGGCGCTGACCCCATCCAGACTGCCAGTAAGGCCAGGTCAATGGGTGCCCACATCCTTGAAGTAAGGATAGACCTGCTGGGGATAAAGGATAAAAATGAACTGGCCCTGCTGCTGGATAAATTACATGAACGGGTTGGCCTGCCCATCATAGCCACCAACCGCTGCCTAAAGGAAGGCGGACGTTGGGACGGTAGTGAGGGGGCCAGGGTGGAACTGCTTATATCTGCACTGACCAGGGTGGATGCTGTGGACGTGGAACTATCCGCTCCTCTACGCAGCAGGGTGGTGGATGCGGCAAGATCATTGAACAGGGTATTGATAATCTCATCCCATGATTTTAAGGTCACGCCACCTGCCAGTGTTATGACGGCTACATTGCAGCAGGCCATGGCTGCTGGGGCAGACATTGCCAAACTTGCAGTGACCCCCAACAGCACTGCTGATACTCTGTCCCTCCTTATGGTCACACAGGACGCGGACTTTCCTGTGAGTACCATTGCCATGGGTAAACTGGGAAGCCATACCAGGGTGGTGGCCCCCATCTATGGTTCTGTGCTTACTTACGGCGCAGTGGAGGATGCGGTGGCACCGGGCCAGTTAAGAATAGATGAATTGAAACACTTCATGGAGGTGCTGATCTGA
- a CDS encoding HD domain-containing protein, which yields MKVVRDPIHGYIELDELALAIIDTPQMQRLRRIRQLGLSHLVYPGANHTRFEHSLGTYHLTCQLLEHIDHNTPDEVRLAALLHDVGHGPFSHVTEDLLRQYTRRGHEEMSHILRQPELAVILDEFSIKPSSITAHIRGETQIGSVLNSEIDMDRMDYLVRDAHYTGVAYGVIDLERLIHSLKFYEGKFVIEPGGLQACESLLVSRFFMHPTVYYHHVSRIAETMLLRACQAAISEGALETAGLQSMDDGMLEARLMDAGGYATELMTRIRERKLFKRSLYASLASVNREVVERYRNSPKRLEQELAGEAGVPAEYVIVDIPGMPDMSEMKANIVFNGRMVRLDEASPIVRNLEQAHMDNWRLGVYTLPEYREQVTTSASDFFQVKKDTRQLNLSEMLGE from the coding sequence ATGAAGGTAGTGCGGGACCCCATTCACGGTTATATCGAACTGGATGAACTGGCACTAGCAATTATCGATACACCCCAGATGCAGCGGCTGCGCAGGATTCGGCAGCTCGGCCTGTCACACCTGGTCTATCCTGGAGCTAACCATACCAGGTTTGAGCACTCCCTGGGTACGTATCACCTGACATGCCAGTTGCTTGAGCACATTGACCATAACACACCCGATGAGGTCAGGCTTGCCGCACTGTTGCACGATGTTGGGCACGGTCCGTTCTCACATGTCACCGAAGACCTGCTCAGGCAATATACAAGACGCGGGCATGAGGAGATGTCCCACATACTCAGGCAGCCTGAACTTGCAGTCATCCTGGATGAGTTCTCGATCAAGCCATCCAGCATCACCGCCCACATCAGGGGTGAGACCCAAATAGGTAGTGTGCTAAACAGCGAGATAGACATGGACCGTATGGACTATCTGGTACGGGACGCCCATTATACTGGTGTGGCCTACGGCGTCATCGACCTGGAAAGACTCATTCATTCCCTTAAATTCTATGAGGGAAAATTCGTGATAGAACCAGGGGGCCTGCAAGCTTGTGAAAGCTTATTGGTGTCCAGGTTTTTCATGCACCCTACAGTATATTACCATCATGTAAGCAGGATTGCAGAGACCATGTTGCTGCGAGCCTGTCAGGCTGCCATTTCCGAAGGGGCACTGGAAACTGCCGGGCTGCAATCCATGGATGACGGCATGCTGGAAGCACGTTTGATGGATGCCGGCGGTTATGCTACCGAACTGATGACCAGGATACGGGAACGTAAACTCTTCAAACGTTCACTGTATGCCAGCCTGGCATCGGTAAACAGGGAAGTGGTGGAGCGTTACCGCAACAGCCCAAAACGACTTGAGCAGGAACTGGCCGGGGAAGCAGGCGTACCTGCCGAGTATGTGATTGTGGATATACCAGGGATGCCAGACATGAGTGAAATGAAGGCCAATATTGTGTTCAACGGCAGGATGGTCCGGCTGGACGAGGCATCACCCATAGTGCGCAACCTGGAGCAGGCGCATATGGATAACTGGAGACTGGGTGTATATACACTGCCCGAATACAGGGAACAGGTCACCACTAGTGCCAGTGATTTCTTCCAGGTTAAAAAGGATACCAGGCAGTTGAACCTCAGTGAGATGCTGGGCGAATAA
- a CDS encoding nucleotidyltransferase, with protein MYNKFTTEIPRIELSEFCRKNYIRILSIIGSPSQWNGISADHVNMLVEFESNRIPGLIKLGKIKIELSVLLGCIVDIWTSPDISHYSRQEVISSAEPLYA; from the coding sequence ATGTACAATAAATTTACCACTGAAATCCCCAGAATAGAGCTTTCAGAGTTCTGCAGGAAAAATTATATTCGTATCCTGTCAATTATTGGTTCCCCCAGTCAATGGAATGGTATATCGGCTGATCATGTCAATATGCTTGTTGAATTCGAATCGAACCGTATACCCGGGCTGATCAAATTAGGTAAGATCAAGATTGAGTTGTCAGTACTTCTCGGGTGCATTGTGGATATTTGGACATCACCGGATATCAGTCATTACTCCAGGCAGGAAGTAATAAGCTCTGCAGAACCGCTGTATGCTTAG
- the aroE gene encoding shikimate dehydrogenase, which translates to MKTIFAVLGDPVEHSLSPVMHNAAYKALGMDCEYHKFRVTPDDLEGAIKGARAMGFGGLNLTIPLKEKALGIVEPDTMAQAIGAVNTIEFSDDTIAGITGIVGYNTDGIGAVKALAASGVDIPGSMVLILGAGGAARAVAYQLAKDGARVIIANRTLGKSQELAGNVRSVGDANGTSLEELPELTADADIIINTTSVGMHPDIEQTLITADMMHTGQVIFDIVYSPLETRLLREAKKVGAVTIDGIKMLVLQGAESFRIWTGIEPPVGVMEQAVRDVLGSK; encoded by the coding sequence CTGAAAACCATATTTGCGGTGTTAGGCGACCCTGTAGAGCACAGCCTGTCACCTGTTATGCACAATGCTGCCTATAAAGCCCTGGGTATGGATTGTGAATACCACAAGTTCAGGGTCACCCCGGATGACCTTGAAGGTGCTATTAAAGGTGCCAGAGCCATGGGTTTTGGTGGGCTCAATCTTACCATTCCACTTAAAGAGAAAGCACTGGGGATCGTGGAGCCGGATACTATGGCACAAGCTATTGGGGCAGTGAATACTATAGAGTTTTCAGATGATACCATTGCTGGCATTACCGGCATTGTCGGCTATAATACTGACGGCATAGGGGCAGTGAAAGCTTTAGCAGCATCTGGTGTGGATATCCCTGGTAGCATGGTATTGATACTTGGTGCCGGAGGTGCGGCAAGGGCCGTGGCCTACCAGCTGGCAAAGGATGGTGCCCGGGTAATAATAGCAAACAGGACACTTGGAAAATCACAGGAGCTGGCTGGAAATGTCAGGTCAGTGGGAGATGCAAATGGTACGAGCCTGGAAGAACTGCCCGAACTAACAGCAGATGCTGATATTATAATAAATACCACATCAGTGGGAATGCATCCTGACATTGAGCAGACCCTTATCACTGCAGATATGATGCATACTGGACAGGTGATATTCGATATCGTGTACAGCCCGCTTGAGACCCGCCTGCTCAGGGAAGCGAAAAAAGTAGGGGCTGTTACCATAGACGGTATCAAAATGCTTGTACTACAGGGTGCCGAAAGTTTCAGGATATGGACCGGCATCGAACCACCTGTCGGCGTGATGGAGCAGGCAGTACGGGACGTACTTGGGAGTAAATAA
- a CDS encoding class I fructose-bisphosphate aldolase family protein, with translation MSEIGKSIRLERILDRQSRNMVIIPMDHGISVGPVTGLVDLPKMVDKVADGGANAVLLQKGMAKHGHRGYGSDVGLIIHMSASTALGPDPNDKVLVCTVEEAIKLGADAVSVHVNIGSETESDQLKKLGNVAESCDIWGMPLLAMMYPRGKNITDPNDPKLVAHAARAGAELGADVIKTNYTGDPDTFKDVVAGCPVPVVMAGGPKTETDAEFLEMIKGCLDAGGRGVAIGRNVFQHPNPTKMTRAITRIVHNNTSVEEALEELK, from the coding sequence ATGTCAGAAATCGGAAAAAGCATTAGATTAGAACGAATATTGGACCGGCAGAGCAGGAATATGGTAATAATACCAATGGACCACGGCATATCAGTAGGCCCTGTGACCGGGCTGGTAGATTTGCCAAAGATGGTAGATAAGGTTGCCGATGGTGGTGCCAATGCGGTACTACTCCAGAAGGGGATGGCAAAGCACGGACACAGGGGTTATGGGTCCGATGTGGGGCTTATCATCCACATGAGTGCATCCACTGCCCTTGGACCCGATCCTAATGATAAAGTGCTTGTATGTACAGTAGAAGAGGCCATCAAACTGGGAGCAGATGCTGTAAGCGTTCATGTCAATATAGGTAGCGAAACCGAATCAGACCAGTTGAAAAAACTAGGTAATGTTGCTGAAAGTTGTGATATTTGGGGTATGCCCCTGCTGGCCATGATGTATCCCAGGGGAAAGAACATTACTGACCCCAATGACCCTAAACTGGTAGCACATGCCGCACGTGCAGGGGCTGAACTGGGAGCCGATGTGATCAAGACCAACTATACCGGTGACCCTGACACATTCAAGGACGTTGTTGCCGGATGCCCGGTCCCTGTGGTCATGGCAGGCGGTCCCAAGACCGAGACCGATGCTGAGTTTTTGGAGATGATCAAGGGCTGCCTTGATGCAGGTGGCAGGGGCGTCGCCATAGGTAGAAATGTATTTCAACATCCCAATCCAACAAAGATGACCAGGGCAATCACCAGGATAGTGCATAACAATACAAGTGTGGAGGAAGCCCTGGAGGAACTGAAGTGA
- a CDS encoding UPF0280 family protein codes for MRVHYRLKETIVTLGADKEEYIEIARAAIRKQRSLLEGYISSDPFFRITLEPYNVPDSAPDIVRRMAGACSTVGIGPMGAVAGTIAWMAVEAMVEAGATYAFVDNGGDIALFTDRPLLIGIFAGNSSIKDLGLEIQPGDTVQGICTSSGTVGPSISFGTADAALVVSGNVSLADAAATALGNAVPDEGELEEAFDVIRGVQAIQGAIVIRNDGFAIWGELPRLARARMKQDFITRG; via the coding sequence TTGCGGGTTCACTACAGGTTGAAAGAAACTATTGTAACACTGGGCGCTGATAAGGAAGAGTATATCGAGATAGCCAGGGCAGCCATTAGGAAACAGCGAAGCCTCCTGGAGGGTTATATCAGCTCTGACCCTTTTTTCAGGATCACACTTGAACCATATAATGTACCGGACTCAGCCCCTGATATTGTCCGCAGGATGGCAGGGGCATGCAGTACAGTAGGCATCGGGCCCATGGGTGCTGTGGCCGGGACCATTGCATGGATGGCAGTGGAGGCCATGGTGGAGGCAGGAGCTACTTATGCATTTGTGGACAATGGAGGGGATATTGCGCTTTTTACTGACCGGCCCCTGTTAATTGGTATATTTGCCGGCAATTCTTCCATAAAAGACCTGGGGCTTGAAATACAGCCAGGTGACACTGTCCAGGGCATCTGCACTTCATCGGGTACTGTAGGGCCGTCTATCAGTTTTGGGACTGCCGATGCAGCCCTGGTGGTGTCCGGGAATGTGTCGCTGGCAGATGCGGCTGCTACGGCACTGGGTAATGCTGTGCCGGATGAGGGCGAACTTGAGGAAGCCTTTGATGTGATCAGGGGAGTGCAGGCCATCCAGGGTGCAATTGTGATCAGGAATGACGGGTTTGCTATATGGGGAGAACTGCCGAGGCTGGCCAGGGCCAGGATGAAGCAGGATTTTATTACACGTGGTTAG
- a CDS encoding 3-dehydroquinate synthase II, with protein sequence MNVDKTLWIKADTGDWDDRKQRITTGLESGVDFILVNEDDIALVRELGSIKVAAFVRDGEGDADVFVVGKNSEGDGTHPLPNDLSGSRDINLAIQLKDRGLTTAGYVVIQDKEYEEFAAELGKVCDYIIVVGTDWKVIPLENLIAALQELDVKIISGVRDAEETIVAYETMEHGSDGVLLDTDDLSEIKRTVKAVEQTGSEEIPISVATITKVKPVGMGDRVCVDTCSLMTLGEGMLVGSQSNGLFLVHSESEDSPYVAARPFRVNAGAVHAYVKVGERTQYLSELSAGDEVLVVDSKGCQRPAIVGRVKIERRPMLLVEAMVDDYIVKTILQNAETIKLVGRDGKPISVAVLKEGDEVMVNYEDTARHFGMKIEETIIEK encoded by the coding sequence GTGAACGTTGATAAGACATTATGGATAAAAGCAGATACCGGGGACTGGGATGACCGGAAACAGAGGATAACTACCGGACTTGAATCCGGAGTAGATTTCATTCTGGTCAATGAAGACGATATTGCCCTGGTACGGGAACTGGGCAGCATAAAAGTGGCTGCCTTTGTCAGGGATGGGGAAGGGGATGCAGATGTCTTTGTTGTGGGTAAGAACAGCGAAGGCGACGGCACACATCCATTGCCAAATGACCTGTCAGGAAGCAGGGATATCAACCTGGCCATCCAGTTAAAGGACAGGGGATTGACCACAGCCGGATATGTAGTAATCCAGGATAAAGAGTACGAAGAATTTGCTGCCGAACTAGGCAAGGTCTGTGATTATATCATAGTGGTGGGAACGGACTGGAAAGTCATCCCGCTGGAGAATCTCATCGCAGCCCTGCAGGAACTGGACGTTAAGATCATATCAGGTGTTAGGGATGCAGAAGAGACCATAGTCGCATACGAGACAATGGAACACGGTTCAGACGGGGTGCTCCTGGATACCGATGACCTATCTGAGATCAAGAGAACGGTTAAGGCTGTAGAGCAGACCGGGTCTGAGGAAATACCCATTAGTGTTGCCACAATCACCAAGGTCAAGCCTGTTGGAATGGGGGACCGTGTCTGTGTGGACACATGTTCCTTAATGACGCTGGGTGAAGGTATGCTGGTTGGCAGCCAGTCCAACGGTCTGTTCCTGGTACATTCCGAATCAGAGGACAGCCCCTATGTCGCAGCCAGGCCATTCAGGGTGAATGCGGGTGCAGTCCATGCCTATGTCAAGGTGGGTGAGCGAACCCAGTACCTCTCAGAACTTAGTGCAGGGGATGAAGTGCTGGTAGTGGATTCCAAAGGATGCCAGAGGCCTGCCATTGTTGGAAGGGTCAAGATCGAGAGAAGACCCATGCTGCTTGTCGAAGCAATGGTAGATGATTATATTGTCAAGACCATACTCCAGAATGCCGAGACAATCAAACTTGTCGGCAGGGACGGAAAACCCATTTCAGTAGCTGTCCTGAAGGAAGGAGATGAAGTGATGGTCAATTATGAGGATACTGCCCGGCATTTCGGTATGAAGATCGAGGAAACCATTATCGAGAAATAA
- a CDS encoding prephenate dehydrogenase, whose product MKILIIGGTGETGEWFTRFYKKHGWDVTVWGANKRKDIAERLGVPFADDLDKELALSDAVMVSVPIDLTEQVIADIAPKMKPGSLLMDITSVKTMPVHAMQQYAPVGVEILGTHPMFGPTIPDLHGQIIILVPVERRSEHWLPVIRSLYEEQGAHIELATPQEHDRMMAVVQGLTHFAYISIGAATAELDFDVPASRRFMSPVYEIMLDFVGRILAQNPYLYAMIQMNPEVKAVHQAFMKVCEDMSDKVNSNDVQGFVDIIKRSAVHFGDTQAALGRSDKLINTKISEFQELIRSIGEERGLRHQYSGVTHIGTVRKVTPLMVTIERGGREVELKIENTCLLHMDELLEWKKNNLDHSSRDVSAFIPHGARPEIIKDIISQVDGVVSVRVIDVYIHPNSDSTSVTIRITIRGDLDAGDVHRKVNDLLSGIGCTLR is encoded by the coding sequence ATGAAGATCCTGATCATTGGCGGCACAGGCGAAACTGGGGAGTGGTTCACCCGGTTCTACAAAAAACATGGATGGGATGTAACGGTATGGGGTGCAAATAAGAGGAAGGATATCGCTGAAAGACTTGGCGTGCCCTTTGCCGATGACCTGGATAAAGAGTTGGCACTGTCTGATGCGGTAATGGTATCTGTCCCAATTGATCTCACCGAACAGGTGATAGCAGATATTGCACCCAAAATGAAACCGGGCAGTTTGCTAATGGATATTACTTCGGTCAAGACCATGCCCGTGCATGCTATGCAGCAATATGCACCTGTTGGTGTTGAGATACTTGGCACTCACCCCATGTTCGGTCCCACCATTCCTGACCTGCACGGCCAGATCATTATACTGGTACCTGTTGAAAGACGTAGTGAACACTGGCTGCCTGTGATCCGTTCATTGTATGAGGAGCAAGGTGCCCATATCGAATTGGCAACCCCACAGGAACATGACCGGATGATGGCTGTGGTGCAGGGTTTGACCCATTTTGCATACATCTCCATCGGTGCTGCCACGGCAGAACTTGACTTTGACGTTCCCGCTTCCCGCAGGTTCATGAGCCCGGTCTATGAGATTATGCTGGATTTTGTAGGCAGGATACTGGCCCAGAACCCGTACCTCTATGCCATGATCCAGATGAACCCGGAAGTGAAGGCTGTCCACCAGGCATTCATGAAAGTGTGCGAGGACATGTCAGATAAGGTCAACAGTAACGATGTCCAGGGTTTTGTGGATATTATAAAGCGATCGGCGGTTCATTTCGGTGATACCCAGGCTGCACTTGGACGCTCTGACAAATTGATCAATACCAAGATATCGGAATTCCAGGAACTGATCCGTTCCATTGGTGAAGAACGGGGACTGCGTCACCAGTATTCGGGAGTGACCCATATTGGCACGGTCAGGAAGGTTACACCCCTTATGGTGACTATTGAGCGGGGAGGCAGGGAGGTCGAACTCAAGATTGAGAATACCTGCCTGCTGCATATGGATGAACTGCTTGAATGGAAGAAGAACAACCTTGACCACTCAAGTCGGGATGTATCCGCATTCATCCCACATGGTGCCAGACCAGAGATCATCAAAGATATCATTTCCCAGGTGGACGGTGTGGTTTCAGTCAGGGTAATTGATGTTTATATTCACCCTAA